A stretch of Sinorhizobium meliloti DNA encodes these proteins:
- the murC gene encoding UDP-N-acetylmuramate--L-alanine ligase — translation MKMPKTIGLVHFIGIGGIGMSGIAEVLHNLGHRVQGSDQADSANVQRLREKGISISIGHKAENLGDAEVVVVSTAIKKDNPELIAAREKFLPVVRRAEMLAELMRFRNAIAIGGTHGKTTTTSMVAALLDAGGLDPTVINGGIINAYGTNARMGAGEWMVVEADESDGTFLKLPADIAVVTNIDPEHLDHYGSFDAVRAAFRQFVENVPFYGFGVLCLDHPEVQSMVGKIEDRKVVTYGENPQADVRFHNIRMDGATSIFDIEIRRRRTGQVIEIKDLRLPMPGRHNVSNATAAVAVAQRLGIKPEDIARGLATFGGVKRRFTLTGEWNGARIFDDYGHHPVEIRAVLRAAREACQGRIVAVHQPHRYSRLSSLFEDFTSCFNDADTILLAPVYAAGEEAIEGVSSEALVDRIKAAGHRDARHVPGQEALAPVIAKIAQPGDFVVLLGAGSITYWAAALPKQLAEISGNRA, via the coding sequence ATGAAGATGCCGAAGACGATCGGGCTCGTACATTTCATTGGTATCGGCGGCATCGGCATGAGCGGTATTGCCGAAGTCCTGCACAATCTCGGCCATCGCGTCCAGGGTTCCGACCAGGCCGACAGCGCCAATGTGCAGCGTCTGCGGGAAAAGGGCATCAGCATCTCCATCGGGCACAAAGCGGAAAATCTCGGCGATGCCGAGGTGGTCGTCGTCTCGACGGCGATCAAGAAGGACAATCCCGAGCTCATCGCTGCGCGCGAGAAATTCCTGCCGGTCGTGCGCCGGGCCGAGATGCTTGCCGAGCTGATGCGCTTCCGAAATGCAATTGCGATCGGCGGGACCCACGGCAAGACGACGACGACCTCGATGGTCGCCGCCCTGCTCGATGCGGGCGGCCTCGATCCGACCGTGATCAACGGCGGCATCATCAACGCCTACGGCACCAATGCGCGCATGGGCGCCGGCGAATGGATGGTGGTCGAAGCGGACGAATCCGACGGCACGTTCCTGAAGCTGCCGGCCGACATCGCGGTCGTCACCAATATCGATCCCGAACATCTCGACCACTACGGCAGTTTCGACGCCGTGCGCGCCGCCTTCCGGCAGTTCGTCGAGAACGTGCCCTTTTACGGATTTGGCGTGCTGTGTCTCGACCATCCGGAAGTCCAGTCCATGGTCGGCAAGATCGAGGACCGGAAGGTCGTCACCTACGGCGAGAACCCCCAGGCCGACGTGCGCTTCCACAATATCCGCATGGACGGTGCGACCTCCATCTTCGATATCGAGATCCGCCGCCGCCGCACGGGCCAGGTGATCGAGATCAAGGATCTCAGGCTGCCGATGCCCGGACGCCATAATGTCTCGAACGCCACGGCTGCCGTAGCGGTCGCACAGCGGCTCGGCATCAAGCCCGAGGACATAGCGAGAGGTCTTGCCACCTTTGGCGGCGTCAAGCGCCGCTTCACGCTGACGGGCGAATGGAACGGCGCGCGCATCTTCGACGATTACGGCCACCACCCGGTCGAGATCAGGGCAGTCCTGAGGGCGGCGCGGGAGGCGTGCCAGGGGCGCATCGTCGCGGTCCACCAGCCGCATCGCTATTCGCGCCTGTCGAGCCTCTTCGAGGACTTCACCTCCTGCTTCAACGACGCCGATACGATCCTGCTCGCTCCGGTCTATGCGGCCGGCGAGGAAGCCATAGAGGGCGTCAGTTCGGAAGCGCTTGTCGACCGCATCAAGGCTGCCGGCCATCGCGATGCCCGCCACGTCCCCGGACAGGAGGCACTGGCGCCTGTTATCGCGAAGATTGCGCAGCCGGGCGATTTTGTGGTTCTCTTGGGAGCTGGCAGCATTACCTATTGGGCCGCGGCCTTGCCCAAGCAGCTCGCGGAAATTTCAGGAAATCGAGCATGA
- the murG gene encoding undecaprenyldiphospho-muramoylpentapeptide beta-N-acetylglucosaminyltransferase yields MDKGIILLAAGGTGGHLFPAEALAHELKATGYSVHLVTDSRAERFTGKFPADEIHVVPSATIGSKNPVKLARSVWKLWTGLRAARRLIARLKPRAVVGFGGYPTVPPLLAATGMGIPSIIHEQNAVMGRANKMLASRVKAVAGGFLPEGTGAFAAKTVATGNPVRPAVLKAAGVPYAPAAGDAPFHLVVFGGSQGAQFFSKAVPQAVCRLDDALRQRLKVTQQARPEDREGVIAVYEKLGVPAEVSPFFTDMAGRIASAQLLICRSGASTVSEISVIGRPAILVPYPYALDHDQAANAAALAAKGGARVIAQVELSAERLAGILADAMSNPDALAQMAAGARQTGKPDAARLLALLVEAIASGSTVAKFKETRS; encoded by the coding sequence ATGGATAAAGGCATCATTCTTCTTGCCGCCGGCGGGACCGGCGGGCACCTCTTTCCAGCCGAGGCGCTGGCGCATGAGCTGAAAGCGACGGGTTATTCCGTGCATCTGGTGACGGACAGCCGTGCCGAACGCTTCACGGGGAAGTTCCCGGCCGACGAGATTCATGTCGTGCCGTCGGCGACGATCGGCTCGAAGAATCCGGTGAAACTCGCCCGGTCGGTGTGGAAGCTCTGGACGGGTCTGAGGGCGGCCCGGCGATTGATTGCCAGGCTTAAGCCCAGGGCCGTCGTCGGCTTCGGCGGCTACCCGACGGTGCCGCCGCTGCTTGCGGCCACGGGCATGGGCATTCCGTCCATCATCCACGAACAGAACGCGGTGATGGGCCGCGCCAACAAAATGCTCGCATCGCGGGTCAAGGCCGTCGCCGGCGGCTTTCTTCCGGAAGGCACCGGAGCCTTCGCGGCGAAGACCGTGGCGACCGGAAACCCTGTGCGCCCCGCGGTACTGAAGGCTGCCGGGGTTCCTTATGCGCCGGCTGCCGGCGATGCGCCCTTTCATCTCGTGGTCTTCGGTGGCAGCCAGGGCGCGCAATTCTTCTCGAAAGCGGTGCCGCAGGCGGTCTGCCGGCTCGACGACGCGCTGCGCCAGCGGCTGAAGGTGACGCAGCAGGCCCGGCCCGAGGACCGGGAAGGCGTCATCGCGGTCTACGAGAAGCTCGGCGTTCCCGCTGAGGTCTCCCCCTTCTTCACCGACATGGCCGGTCGGATCGCTTCGGCGCAGCTCCTTATCTGCCGCTCGGGCGCTTCCACCGTTTCGGAAATCTCGGTCATCGGGCGCCCGGCGATCCTGGTGCCATATCCCTACGCTCTCGACCACGACCAGGCAGCCAATGCCGCCGCACTCGCCGCGAAAGGGGGGGCGCGCGTGATCGCGCAGGTGGAGCTCAGCGCCGAGCGCCTCGCCGGCATCCTTGCGGATGCGATGAGCAACCCGGATGCGCTGGCGCAGATGGCGGCTGGCGCCCGCCAGACCGGCAAGCCGGATGCCGCGCGCTTGCTTGCCTTGCTGGTAGAGGCTATTGCCAGCGGCTCGACAGTCGCGAAGTTCAAGGAAACACGCTCATGA
- the murD gene encoding UDP-N-acetylmuramoyl-L-alanine--D-glutamate ligase → MIPVTSFKGRKVALFGLGGSGLATAQALVSGGADVVAWDDNPDSVAKAAAAGIATADLRGADWHAFAAFVLSPGVPLTHPKPHWSVDLAHQAGVEIIGDVELFVRERRKHAPDCPFIAITGTNGKSTTTALIAHILRTSGRDTQLGGNIGTAVLTLDPPKAGRFYVVECSSYQIDLAPTLDPTAGILLNLTPDHLDRHGTMQHYADIKERLVAGSGTAVVGVDDSLSSLIADRVERAGTKVVRISRRHPLAEGIYAEGSALMRAQDGASSLFTDLAGIQTLRGGHNAQNAAAAIAACLAVGISGKDIVDGLRSFPGLKHRMQPVAKKGEVVFVNDSKATNAEAAAPALSSYDRIYWIAGGLPKEGGITSLAPFFPKIVKAYLIGEAAPSFAATLGEAVPYEISGTLEKAVAHAAADAARDSQGPAAVMLSPACASFDQYKNFEVRGDAFVGHVAALEGVSMLI, encoded by the coding sequence ATGATCCCGGTCACCTCATTCAAGGGCAGGAAGGTCGCACTCTTCGGGCTAGGCGGCTCGGGCCTCGCTACGGCTCAGGCACTCGTTTCGGGCGGCGCAGATGTCGTGGCGTGGGACGACAATCCTGACAGCGTCGCCAAGGCTGCCGCGGCCGGAATAGCCACCGCTGATTTGCGCGGCGCCGACTGGCATGCCTTCGCCGCCTTCGTGCTTTCGCCCGGCGTTCCGCTGACGCATCCGAAGCCGCACTGGAGCGTCGATCTCGCGCATCAGGCCGGCGTCGAGATCATCGGGGATGTGGAGCTCTTCGTGCGTGAGCGGCGCAAACACGCGCCCGATTGCCCCTTCATCGCCATCACCGGCACCAACGGCAAGTCCACGACGACGGCGCTGATCGCCCATATCCTCAGGACAAGCGGGCGCGACACGCAGCTCGGCGGCAATATCGGCACCGCGGTGCTGACGCTGGACCCGCCGAAAGCAGGGCGCTTCTATGTCGTCGAATGCTCATCCTACCAGATCGACCTTGCGCCAACGCTCGACCCGACCGCCGGGATACTGCTCAACCTGACGCCGGATCACCTGGATCGCCACGGCACGATGCAGCACTATGCGGACATCAAGGAGCGTCTGGTGGCGGGGAGCGGAACGGCGGTGGTCGGCGTCGACGACAGCCTCTCGAGCCTGATCGCCGACCGGGTGGAGCGGGCAGGAACAAAGGTCGTGCGTATCTCGCGCCGCCACCCTCTTGCCGAAGGCATCTATGCCGAAGGCTCGGCGCTGATGCGTGCGCAGGACGGGGCATCGTCGCTCTTTACCGATCTCGCCGGGATCCAGACGCTGCGCGGAGGGCACAATGCCCAGAATGCTGCGGCTGCGATCGCCGCCTGCCTGGCGGTCGGCATCTCCGGGAAGGATATCGTCGACGGCCTCAGGAGCTTTCCGGGCCTCAAGCACCGGATGCAGCCGGTTGCGAAAAAGGGAGAGGTCGTCTTCGTCAACGACAGCAAGGCGACCAATGCAGAGGCTGCAGCCCCGGCGCTTTCGAGTTACGACCGAATCTACTGGATCGCCGGCGGTCTGCCGAAGGAGGGCGGCATCACGTCACTGGCGCCGTTCTTCCCGAAGATCGTCAAGGCCTATCTGATCGGAGAGGCGGCCCCCTCCTTCGCCGCGACACTCGGCGAGGCAGTGCCCTACGAAATCTCCGGGACGTTGGAAAAGGCGGTTGCGCACGCGGCAGCGGATGCGGCGCGGGACTCGCAAGGTCCGGCGGCCGTGATGCTTTCTCCGGCTTGCGCAAGCTTCGACCAGTACAAGAACTTCGAGGTGCGCGGAGATGCCTTCGTCGGCCATGTGGCGGCGCTCGAGGGCGTGAGCATGCTGATCTGA
- the murB gene encoding UDP-N-acetylmuramate dehydrogenase: MKQVNGQKLLDSLGSGVAAIRGRLTPDAPMDRVTWFRAGGLAELMFQPHDTDDLVAFLKLVPEEVPVMVVGVGSNLLVRDGGIPGVVIRLSAKGFGDLELAGENRIKAGAICPDKNIAAMALDHGIGGFYFYYGIPGSIGGALRMNAGANSGETSERVVEVHAVDRKGNRHVLSKAEMGYGYRHSGAAKELIFTHAIFEGYAEDKTKIRTDMDAVRQHRETVQPIREKTGGSTFKNPDGHSAWKLIDEAGCRGMMIGNAQMSPLHCNFMINTGQATGYELEYLGETVRQRVMEHSGVKLEWEIKRVGNFMPGYEIREFLGRATA, from the coding sequence ATGAAACAGGTCAACGGTCAGAAACTTCTCGATTCGCTCGGAAGCGGCGTCGCTGCAATCCGCGGACGTCTCACGCCCGATGCCCCGATGGACCGCGTCACCTGGTTTCGTGCGGGCGGCCTTGCCGAACTCATGTTCCAGCCGCACGACACCGACGACCTCGTCGCCTTCCTGAAGCTGGTGCCCGAAGAGGTGCCGGTGATGGTCGTCGGCGTGGGCTCCAACCTGCTCGTGCGCGACGGCGGTATTCCGGGCGTCGTCATCCGGCTTTCTGCGAAGGGCTTCGGCGATCTCGAACTCGCCGGTGAAAACCGCATCAAGGCGGGCGCGATCTGCCCGGACAAGAACATCGCCGCCATGGCGCTCGACCATGGCATCGGCGGCTTCTACTTCTATTACGGCATTCCCGGTTCGATCGGCGGGGCACTCCGCATGAACGCCGGCGCCAATAGCGGCGAAACCAGCGAACGCGTCGTCGAGGTCCATGCCGTCGACCGCAAGGGCAACAGGCATGTCCTGAGCAAAGCGGAGATGGGCTATGGCTACCGCCATTCCGGCGCGGCCAAGGAGCTGATTTTCACGCATGCGATCTTCGAGGGTTATGCGGAAGACAAGACCAAGATCCGCACCGACATGGACGCCGTGCGCCAGCATCGCGAAACGGTGCAGCCGATCCGCGAGAAGACCGGCGGATCCACCTTCAAGAACCCGGACGGCCATTCGGCCTGGAAGCTGATCGACGAGGCCGGCTGCCGCGGGATGATGATCGGCAATGCCCAGATGTCGCCGCTTCACTGCAATTTCATGATCAATACCGGACAGGCGACGGGCTACGAGCTCGAATATCTCGGTGAGACCGTGCGCCAGCGGGTGATGGAGCATTCGGGCGTGAAGCTGGAATGGGAAATCAAGCGGGTCGGCAATTTCATGCCGGGCTACGAAATCAGGGAATTCCTCGGCCGCGCCACGGCCTGA
- the ftsW gene encoding putative lipid II flippase FtsW, with translation MVSRAERGPVADWFWTIDRFFLAAFILLMGVGFMLSFAASPPVAERLGLDSFHFVKRHALFLLPSLVVMVGISFLSPRQVRRTAIILLVISTAMMVLALFFGQEVKGSRRWLSLAGISIQPSEFMKPAFVVVCAWLFAEHARQPEIPGNLLSILLFGIVGALLVAQPDLGQTILTTVVWGGMFFMAGMPWLWIIVLASVAIGGFFAAYSILPHVAGRIDRFLTGEGDTFQVDTAREAIIRGDWFGRGPGEGVVKRIIPDSHTDFIFSVAAEEFGIVFCMVVVVIFAFVVMRGLNHAFRERNDFNRFAVAGLVLQIGIQSMINIGVNLELLPAKGMTLPLISYGGSSMVAICVTAGFILALTRHRPEKRAVERSLFRSGVGVPAE, from the coding sequence ATGGTAAGCCGAGCCGAACGTGGCCCCGTGGCCGACTGGTTCTGGACGATCGACAGATTTTTTCTCGCCGCCTTCATCCTGCTGATGGGCGTGGGCTTCATGCTCTCCTTCGCCGCAAGCCCCCCGGTCGCCGAACGGCTCGGCCTCGACAGCTTCCACTTCGTCAAGCGCCATGCGCTCTTCCTCCTGCCGTCGCTGGTGGTGATGGTCGGCATCTCCTTTCTCTCGCCGCGACAGGTGCGGCGCACGGCGATCATCCTGCTCGTGATTTCCACGGCGATGATGGTGCTGGCTCTGTTCTTCGGCCAGGAGGTCAAGGGTTCCAGGCGGTGGCTGTCGCTCGCCGGCATTTCGATACAGCCCTCGGAATTCATGAAGCCCGCCTTTGTCGTGGTCTGCGCCTGGCTTTTCGCCGAACATGCACGGCAGCCGGAAATTCCCGGCAATCTGCTTTCGATCCTCCTCTTCGGTATCGTCGGGGCGCTCCTCGTCGCCCAGCCCGACCTCGGCCAGACCATCCTCACGACGGTGGTCTGGGGCGGCATGTTCTTCATGGCGGGCATGCCATGGCTCTGGATCATCGTGCTCGCGTCGGTGGCGATAGGCGGGTTTTTCGCCGCCTATTCCATCCTGCCTCACGTCGCCGGCCGCATCGACCGGTTCCTGACCGGAGAAGGCGATACGTTCCAGGTGGATACGGCCCGCGAGGCGATCATTCGCGGTGACTGGTTCGGCCGCGGCCCGGGCGAGGGCGTGGTGAAGCGCATCATTCCGGACAGCCATACGGACTTCATCTTCTCCGTCGCTGCGGAGGAGTTCGGCATCGTCTTCTGCATGGTCGTCGTCGTGATTTTCGCCTTCGTGGTTATGCGCGGCCTCAATCATGCCTTCCGTGAGCGCAACGATTTCAACCGGTTCGCGGTTGCCGGGCTGGTCCTGCAAATCGGCATTCAGTCGATGATCAATATCGGCGTGAATCTGGAGCTGCTTCCGGCCAAGGGCATGACGCTCCCGCTGATTTCCTATGGCGGGTCGTCGATGGTGGCGATCTGCGTGACAGCGGGATTCATTCTGGCACTGACGCGTCATCGGCCCGAGAAGCGTGCCGTCGAGCGCAGCCTCTTTCGATCGGGCGTCGGAGTGCCGGCGGAGTGA
- the mraY gene encoding phospho-N-acetylmuramoyl-pentapeptide-transferase produces MLIWLVELADHFQFFNLFRYITFRTGAALFTSALIVFLFGPAMIASLRIRQGKGQPIRADGPQTHFKKAGTPTMGGLMILTGIVVSSLLWADLSSIYVVSTLLVTLGFGAIGFYDDYLKVTKQSEKGFSGKARLGIEFVIAAVAVFFMMQAALSAGAAGSTFGSSVTFPFFKDLMLNLGYFFVLFGGFVIVGAGNSVNLTDGLDGLAIVPVMIASAAFGLIAYLAGNAVFANYLQIHFVPGTGELAVILGAVIGAGLGFLWFNAPPAAIFMGDTGSLALGGLIGTVAVATKHEIVMIIIGGLFVIETLSVIIQVFWFKRTGHRVFLMAPIHHHFEKKGWTESQVVIRFWIIAVILAMVGLSTLKLR; encoded by the coding sequence ATGCTGATCTGGCTTGTGGAACTGGCGGACCACTTTCAATTCTTCAATCTCTTTCGCTACATCACCTTCCGTACGGGGGCGGCTCTCTTTACCTCTGCCTTGATCGTGTTCCTGTTCGGCCCCGCCATGATCGCCTCGTTGCGCATCCGCCAGGGCAAGGGCCAGCCGATCCGCGCCGACGGCCCCCAGACGCACTTCAAGAAGGCCGGTACGCCGACCATGGGCGGGTTGATGATCCTGACCGGCATCGTGGTGTCGTCGCTGCTCTGGGCCGATCTGTCCAGCATCTACGTCGTATCGACGCTTCTGGTGACGCTCGGTTTCGGCGCGATAGGCTTCTACGACGACTATCTCAAGGTGACGAAACAGTCGGAAAAGGGCTTCTCCGGCAAGGCACGACTCGGCATCGAGTTCGTGATCGCCGCCGTTGCCGTCTTCTTCATGATGCAGGCGGCGCTTTCCGCAGGGGCGGCGGGTTCCACCTTCGGCTCGTCGGTGACCTTTCCCTTCTTCAAGGACCTGATGCTCAATCTCGGATATTTCTTCGTGCTGTTCGGCGGGTTCGTCATCGTCGGCGCGGGAAATTCGGTAAACCTGACCGACGGCCTCGACGGGCTCGCGATCGTTCCCGTCATGATCGCGTCGGCCGCATTCGGGCTGATCGCCTATCTTGCGGGTAACGCCGTCTTCGCCAATTACCTGCAGATCCATTTCGTGCCCGGCACCGGCGAACTCGCGGTGATCCTTGGCGCCGTGATCGGCGCGGGACTCGGCTTCCTGTGGTTCAACGCACCGCCTGCCGCGATTTTCATGGGCGATACGGGTTCGCTTGCGCTCGGCGGCCTGATTGGCACCGTGGCCGTCGCGACCAAGCACGAGATCGTCATGATCATCATCGGCGGGCTCTTCGTCATCGAGACGCTGTCGGTGATCATCCAGGTCTTCTGGTTCAAGCGCACCGGGCATCGCGTGTTCCTGATGGCGCCGATCCACCATCACTTCGAGAAGAAGGGCTGGACGGAAAGCCAGGTGGTGATCCGTTTCTGGATCATCGCAGTGATCCTCGCAATGGTCGGCCTCTCCACGCTGAAGCTGCGGTGA